Proteins encoded by one window of Salvia splendens isolate huo1 chromosome 5, SspV2, whole genome shotgun sequence:
- the LOC121802425 gene encoding allene oxide synthase 3-like, producing the protein MSTEELPRREIPGSVGLPFFGAIADRLSYFYSQGELKFFTSRMEKYKSTVFRCNMPPGPFIARDPRVICLLDALSFQTLFDTSKVEKRDVLDGTFVPSTAFTGGYRTCAYLDPSEPNHALLKRFFLSLLAKRHDHFIPLFRRGMSDLLSTLEDEIAANGSSSFNDLNDAMSFEFVFRLLCGVGPAETSLGRDGPKSMDLWLFGQLSPLMTLGLKFVPSFIEDMFLHNFQIPFFLVKSYYDRIYSAFEANLGKLLEEAAELGLERDEACHNLVFLAGFNAYGGMKAVFPALIKWVGAGGPGLHARLAAEIRAVVKENGVITPAALEEMSLTKSAVYEAMRIEPSVPYQYGKAKEDFKIRNHENSFLVKKGEMLFGYQALATRDPRIFENPDDYVAERFVGEEGEKLLRYVYWSNGRETEDPTVENKQCPGKDLVVMMCRLMLVEFFLRYDTFEVESGKLLLGSSVTFKSLTKYDH; encoded by the coding sequence ATGTCTACGGAGGAGCTTCCGCGGCGAGAGATTCCGGGATCGGTCGGGCTCCCCTTCTTCGGGGCCATAGCCGACCGCCTAAGCTACTTCTACAGCCAAGGCGAGCTCAAATTCTTCACATCTCGCATGGAGAAATACAAATCCACCGTGTTCCGTTGCAACATGCCGCCCGGCCCCTTCATTGCCCGCGATCCCCGCGTAATCTGCCTCCTCGACGCCCTCAGCTTCCAAACCCTCTTCGACACGTCCAAAGTCGAAAAGAGGGACGTCCTGGATGGCACCTTCGTCCCCTCCACCGCCTTCACGGGGGGCTACCGCACCTGCGCCTACCTCGACCCGTCCGAGCCCAACCACGCCCTCCTCAAGCGCTTCTTCCTCTCCCTCCTCGCCAAAAGGCACGACCACTTCATCCCCTTGTTCCGCCGCGGCATGTCGGACCTTCTCTCCACCCTCGAAGACGAGATCGCCGCGAATGGATCATCTTCCTTCAACGACCTAAACGATGCGATGTCGTTTGAGTTCGTTTTCCGCTTGCTCTGCGGGGTGGGCCCGGCCGAGACGAGTCTGGGCCGGGACGGCCCAAAATCAATGGACTTATGGCTCTTCGGCCAGCTCTCGCCCTTGATGACGCTTGGACTCAAATTCGTACCTTCCTTTATTGAAGACATGTTTCTCCATAATTTCCAAATTCCGTTCTTTTTAGTGAAGTCTTACTACGACAGGATCTACTCTGCCTTCGAAGCGAATCTCGGGAAGCTTCTCGAAGAAGCGGCCGAGCTCGGGCTGGAACGGGACGAGGCGTGCCATAACCTCGTGTTCCTGGCCGGGTTCAACGCATACGGGGGGATGAAGGCCGTGTTCCCCGCGCTGATCAAGTGGGTCGGCGCGGGGGGCCCGGGCCTCCACGCACGCCTCGCGGCGGAGATCAGGGCGGTGGTGAAGGAAAACGGGGTGATAACTCCGGCGGCGTTGGAAGAGATGAGTTTGACGAAATCGGCGGTGTATGAAGCGATGCGGATCGAGCCGTCGGTGCCGTATCAATACGGGAAGGCGAAGGAGGATTTCAAGATTCGGAACCATGAGAATTCGTTTTTGGTGAAGAAAGGGGAGATGCTGTTTGGGTACCAGGCGTTGGCGACGAGGGATCCGAGGATATTCGAGAATCCGGATGATTACGTGGCGGAGAGGTTTGTGGGGGAAGAAGGGGAGAAGCTGTTGAGGTATGTGTACTGGTCGAATGGGAGGGAGACGGAGGATCCAACGGTGGAGAATAAGCAGTGCCCGGGGAAGGATTTGGTGGTGATGATGTGCAGGTTGATGTTGGTGGAGTTCTTTTTGAGGTATGATACGTTTGAGGTTGAATCTGGGAAGCTTCTCTTGGGCTCCTCAGTCACGTTCAAGTCGCTCACTAAGTATGATCATTAA